In Aulosira sp. FACHB-615, the following are encoded in one genomic region:
- a CDS encoding Ppx/GppA phosphatase family protein, translated as MLNLVSANWESVKTQPVQQHRIIAAIDLGTNSLHMVVVKIDPTLPAFSIFTREKETVRLGDRNLVTGELKPEVMDRAIATLRRFQAVAKTFNAETIIAVATSAVREAPNGKDFLHRINSELGLSVDLISGQEEARRIYLGVLSGMEFNNQPHIIIDIGGGSTEIILGDSQEPRTLTSTKVGAVRLTGEFITTDPISNSELQYLQAYARGMLERSVEDVLANIQFGESPKLVGTSGTIETLAMIDAREKLGTVPSTLNGYQLSLQDLRGWVNRLAKMTNVERTAIPGMPEKRSEVILAGAVVLQEAMTLLGVDAVTLCGRALREGVIVDWMLTHGLIEDRLRYQSSIRQRSVLKQVSKYHINIEHSDRVAVFALSLFDQTQGILHNWGNEERQLLWAAAILHNCGHHISHSSHHKHSYYLIRNGELLGYTETEIEVIANLARYHRKSPPKKKHENFRNLLSKDHRQIVCQLSAVLRLAVALDRRQIGAISQVKFSYYPDLQQAHLSIFPTNPDDDCSLEMWSLDYKKGIFEAEFGVKLVATLETAKFAVN; from the coding sequence ATGCTAAATTTAGTTTCTGCTAACTGGGAGAGTGTCAAAACTCAACCAGTTCAGCAACACCGGATTATTGCTGCCATTGATTTGGGAACTAATTCTCTGCACATGGTAGTGGTAAAAATTGACCCAACCCTACCAGCTTTTAGTATTTTTACCAGAGAAAAAGAGACGGTGAGACTGGGCGATCGCAATTTAGTTACTGGTGAGTTAAAACCAGAAGTAATGGATCGGGCGATCGCCACGTTAAGACGCTTTCAAGCAGTTGCAAAAACTTTTAATGCCGAAACCATCATTGCTGTAGCCACCAGCGCAGTGCGGGAAGCCCCCAATGGCAAAGATTTTCTCCACCGAATCAATAGCGAATTAGGTTTAAGCGTTGACTTAATTTCTGGTCAAGAAGAAGCACGCCGCATCTATTTAGGCGTGCTGTCGGGGATGGAATTTAACAACCAACCCCACATCATTATTGATATTGGTGGTGGTTCCACAGAAATTATTTTGGGAGATAGCCAAGAACCCCGCACACTCACCAGTACAAAAGTTGGCGCAGTCCGGCTAACTGGGGAATTCATCACCACCGACCCCATTAGTAATAGCGAGTTACAATATCTGCAAGCTTATGCAAGAGGAATGCTAGAACGTTCTGTAGAAGATGTTTTAGCAAATATTCAGTTTGGTGAATCGCCCAAATTAGTAGGAACATCCGGCACAATTGAAACTTTAGCCATGATTGATGCTAGGGAAAAGTTAGGTACAGTACCTTCCACCCTGAATGGCTATCAATTGAGTCTTCAAGATTTGCGCGGCTGGGTGAATCGCTTGGCGAAAATGACCAATGTGGAAAGGACAGCCATTCCAGGAATGCCAGAAAAGCGTTCAGAAGTGATTTTGGCTGGTGCAGTTGTGCTGCAAGAAGCAATGACCTTGTTGGGTGTAGATGCGGTCACACTTTGCGGGCGGGCGTTGCGTGAAGGCGTAATTGTCGATTGGATGCTGACTCACGGTTTAATTGAAGACCGCTTGCGTTACCAAAGTTCCATTCGCCAGCGCAGTGTATTGAAACAGGTTAGCAAATACCACATCAATATTGAACATAGCGATCGCGTGGCTGTTTTTGCCCTGAGTTTATTTGACCAAACCCAAGGCATTCTCCACAACTGGGGCAATGAGGAACGTCAACTTTTATGGGCAGCAGCCATCTTACACAATTGCGGTCATCATATCAGCCATTCATCTCACCACAAACACTCATACTATCTAATTCGCAATGGTGAATTATTAGGTTATACCGAAACCGAAATCGAAGTTATTGCCAACTTAGCCCGTTATCATCGCAAATCACCACCCAAGAAAAAGCACGAAAATTTCCGCAACTTGTTGAGTAAAGATCATCGACAAATAGTCTGTCAATTAAGTGCAGTTCTCCGATTAGCTGTTGCGTTAGATAGGCGACAAATCGGCGCAATCTCTCAGGTAAAATTCAGCTATTATCCTGATTTACAGCAGGCTCATCTCTCAATTTTTCCCACCAATCCTGATGATGATTGCTCTTTAGAAATGTGGAGTTTAGACTACAAAAAAGGCATATTTGAAGCAGAATTTGGGGTGAAATTAGTTGCGACTTTAGAAACTGCTAAATTTGCAGTTAACTAA
- a CDS encoding 4-hydroxybenzoate solanesyltransferase, whose translation MLSTPKSNQEPVWSVIIRLLRWHKPEGRLILMIPALWAVFLAAAGQPPLPLVGVIVLGTLATSAAGCVVNDLWDKDIDPEVERTRDRPLASRALSIKVGIAVAIIALGCAAMLAFYLNPLSFWLSFAAVPVILLYPGAKRVFPVPQLVLSIAWGFAVLISWSAVTQNLSQPTWLLWGATILWTLGFDTVYAMSDRADDRRIGINSSALFFGDYAPEAIGIFFAGTILLLGWLGIEIHLHLAFWITLALASIGWVWQYWRLKQQDLPNAAYGEMFRQNVWIGFILLAGMIVGWL comes from the coding sequence ATGTTGAGTACGCCAAAAAGCAACCAAGAACCTGTGTGGTCTGTGATTATCCGGCTTTTACGGTGGCATAAACCAGAAGGGCGGTTAATTTTGATGATTCCGGCTTTATGGGCTGTGTTTTTAGCGGCGGCTGGTCAACCGCCTTTGCCTTTAGTGGGAGTGATTGTTTTGGGTACTCTGGCCACAAGTGCGGCTGGGTGTGTGGTCAATGACTTGTGGGATAAAGATATTGATCCCGAAGTGGAAAGAACACGCGATCGCCCTTTGGCTTCTCGTGCTTTGTCAATTAAAGTAGGCATTGCTGTGGCGATTATTGCCCTGGGATGTGCGGCGATGCTGGCATTTTATTTGAATCCTCTGAGTTTTTGGCTTTCATTTGCCGCCGTCCCCGTAATTCTACTGTATCCAGGGGCAAAGCGCGTGTTTCCTGTGCCGCAGTTGGTACTATCTATTGCTTGGGGTTTTGCGGTGTTGATTAGTTGGAGTGCTGTCACGCAAAATCTTTCTCAACCAACTTGGTTACTTTGGGGCGCAACTATCCTCTGGACATTGGGATTTGATACTGTGTATGCCATGAGCGATCGCGCCGATGACCGACGCATAGGTATTAATTCTAGTGCTTTGTTTTTTGGTGATTATGCCCCAGAGGCGATCGGTATTTTCTTTGCTGGCACAATCTTGTTATTAGGCTGGTTGGGGATTGAGATTCATCTACACCTCGCTTTTTGGATAACTCTCGCCTTGGCGAGTATTGGTTGGGTTTGGCAATATTGGCGATTGAAACAACAAGATTTGCCAAATGCAGCTTATGGCGAAATGTTTCGGCAGAATGTGTGGATTGGCTTTATTTTACTGGCAGGGATGATTGTTGGCTGGCTTTAA
- a CDS encoding diguanylate cyclase, with protein MNISILVFGSEKFVAKLPDQILDTTAFTLEVIADFHQAISQLENEPPDVIFIQASLDKSIELCSWLKNQNQLSWLYCILFEDRSYQLAAKSEQDLCWEWEMTATALRQGADAYIWQLTDEIIGKNPASITTHHQVILAQVGVGLRKAQKYRELMRTNDLLSAIALADSLTEISNRRAMEWDLPRQVKKARTQSNPLSLIILDIDYFKKVNDTYGHLVGDRLLQLLASRLRHNLRSKDTPFRYGGEEFVIVLTNTTGEEAVIVAERLNRIVAEQPFAISKELTIPITISLGVASLQADDDDKGYSLLHRADQCLLNAKALGRNRVVSWEYADFSNLKVMSS; from the coding sequence ATGAATATTTCAATTCTGGTCTTTGGAAGTGAGAAATTCGTCGCCAAACTTCCCGATCAGATACTGGATACAACCGCTTTTACTTTAGAAGTGATAGCTGATTTTCATCAGGCAATTTCTCAACTAGAAAATGAACCACCTGATGTCATATTTATCCAGGCAAGTTTGGATAAAAGTATAGAACTATGCAGTTGGTTAAAAAACCAGAACCAGCTATCTTGGTTGTATTGTATTCTTTTCGAGGATCGTTCCTATCAGTTAGCTGCCAAAAGTGAGCAGGATTTGTGTTGGGAATGGGAAATGACCGCTACTGCACTTAGACAAGGCGCAGATGCTTATATTTGGCAACTCACAGATGAGATAATTGGCAAAAATCCTGCCAGTATAACAACCCATCATCAGGTAATACTAGCTCAAGTGGGTGTTGGTTTACGGAAAGCTCAAAAATACCGGGAACTGATGCGGACAAATGATTTATTATCTGCGATCGCACTAGCAGATTCACTCACGGAAATTAGTAATCGTCGGGCGATGGAATGGGATTTACCTCGACAAGTCAAAAAAGCCCGGACTCAAAGTAATCCTTTGAGTTTGATTATTCTAGATATCGACTATTTTAAAAAAGTTAACGATACTTACGGGCATTTAGTGGGCGATCGCCTTTTACAATTATTAGCCTCTCGCCTACGGCACAACCTCCGCTCTAAAGATACACCATTCCGTTACGGTGGGGAGGAATTTGTAATTGTGCTGACTAACACCACTGGCGAAGAAGCCGTCATCGTCGCTGAACGCTTAAATCGTATCGTTGCAGAACAACCATTTGCTATTAGTAAGGAATTAACCATTCCCATTACAATTAGCTTAGGCGTTGCTAGTCTGCAAGCAGATGACGATGATAAAGGTTATAGCTTGCTTCATCGCGCTGACCAATGCTTGCTAAATGCCAAAGCTTTAGGACGAAATCGAGTTGTGAGTTGGGAATATGCTGATTTCTCCAATCTCAAGGTTATGTCTTCGTGA
- a CDS encoding heavy-metal-associated domain-containing protein, with product MALKLKVSNISCAGCADKITESIHVMEPDALVDVNVEDKTVTVESAASEESIKQVIVASGYDIEGY from the coding sequence ATGGCACTAAAACTAAAAGTTTCCAACATTTCTTGTGCAGGATGTGCTGACAAAATTACTGAATCTATCCATGTAATGGAACCTGATGCTCTGGTAGATGTGAATGTAGAAGATAAAACTGTCACCGTAGAATCTGCCGCTTCGGAAGAGTCAATCAAACAGGTGATTGTTGCGTCTGGTTACGACATTGAAGGTTATTGA
- the alaS gene encoding alanine--tRNA ligase, which translates to MSSNPQYRSGNEIRTLFLDFYAQREHQILPSASLVPEDPTVLLTIAGMLPFKPIFLGQRTSEFKRATTSQKCIRTNDIENVGRTKRHHTFFEMLGNFSFGDYFKEQAIAWGWEISTQVFGFSPQNLVVSVFEEDDEAFNIWRDKIGVTEARIKRMGADDNFWASGPTGPCGPCSEIYYDFHPERGDDNIDLEDDTRFIEFYNLVFMQYNRDASGNLTPLQNKNIDTGMGLERMAQILQKVPNNYETDLIFPIIKTAAQIAGIDYHTSDEKIKVSLKVIGDHVRAVVHMIADEIRASNVGRGYVLRRLIRRVVRHGRLLGISGNFITQIAETAIALAESAYPNIRQREAAIKAELEREETNFLKTLDRGEKLLEDIIQELKQKGQTEISGKNAFKLYDTYGFPLELTQEIAEENNLTVDVEGFEAEMEIQKGRGRDAHETIDLTVQGSLDKLAEHIHATEFLGYTQAATTAKVEVLLVNGVAEEAAEAGTEVQILLNQTPFYAESGGQIGDRGYISGDGIVVRVEDVKKESDFFVHFGRIERGTLRVGDTVTAQIDAACRRRAQANHTATHLLQAALKKIVDEGISQAGSLVSFDRLRFDFNCPRALTAEEVQQVEEQVNTWISEAHSAKIEVLPLAEAKARGAVAMFGEKYGDEVRVIDFPSVSMELCGGTHVSNTAEIGVFKIISEAGVASGVRRIEAVSGPAILDYLNVRDKVVKDLSDRFKVKPEELPDRITTLQTELRNAEKQLETLKGQLAIAKSDSLLETAQTVGDHKIIVAQLEGVDPESLKTAAERLLQKIGNGAVVLGSVPEAGKVSIVAAFSPEVNKKGLQAGKFVGAIAKICGGGGGGRPNLAQAGGRDDSKLPAALEQAQSELIAGLS; encoded by the coding sequence ATGTCTTCTAATCCCCAGTACCGCAGTGGTAACGAAATTCGCACTTTATTTCTTGACTTCTACGCCCAACGGGAACACCAAATTCTGCCGAGTGCTTCCCTAGTACCAGAAGATCCAACCGTGCTGCTGACAATCGCGGGGATGTTACCATTTAAGCCGATATTCCTGGGACAGCGCACATCCGAATTTAAAAGAGCAACCACATCACAAAAGTGTATTCGTACCAACGATATCGAAAACGTCGGACGCACCAAACGCCATCACACGTTTTTTGAGATGTTGGGTAACTTCAGCTTTGGTGATTATTTTAAAGAACAAGCGATCGCCTGGGGTTGGGAAATTTCCACACAAGTTTTTGGCTTTTCTCCCCAAAACCTCGTCGTCAGCGTTTTTGAAGAAGATGACGAAGCATTTAATATCTGGCGTGACAAAATTGGTGTAACCGAAGCCAGAATTAAACGGATGGGTGCAGATGATAACTTTTGGGCTTCTGGCCCCACTGGCCCTTGCGGCCCTTGTTCGGAAATTTATTACGACTTCCACCCCGAACGCGGCGACGATAATATTGATTTAGAAGATGATACGCGGTTTATCGAGTTCTATAACTTGGTATTCATGCAATACAACCGGGATGCGTCCGGGAATTTAACGCCACTGCAAAATAAGAATATCGATACTGGTATGGGTTTGGAGAGAATGGCGCAAATTCTCCAAAAAGTACCGAATAACTACGAAACAGATTTAATTTTCCCGATTATTAAAACCGCCGCCCAAATTGCTGGCATTGATTATCATACAAGCGATGAGAAAATCAAAGTCTCTTTAAAAGTCATTGGGGATCATGTACGCGCAGTAGTTCACATGATTGCTGATGAAATTCGCGCCTCGAATGTGGGACGGGGTTATGTGCTGCGGCGATTAATTCGGCGGGTGGTGCGTCACGGTCGATTACTGGGCATTTCTGGGAATTTTATCACCCAAATTGCGGAAACTGCGATCGCCCTGGCTGAATCTGCTTATCCCAATATCCGCCAACGGGAAGCAGCAATCAAAGCAGAATTAGAACGGGAAGAAACCAATTTCCTCAAAACCCTTGATAGAGGCGAAAAGCTTCTCGAAGATATTATCCAAGAACTCAAACAAAAAGGGCAAACAGAAATTAGTGGGAAAAATGCTTTTAAACTCTACGATACCTACGGCTTTCCCCTAGAACTAACTCAAGAAATCGCTGAAGAAAATAACCTCACTGTTGATGTTGAGGGATTTGAGGCGGAAATGGAGATTCAAAAGGGACGTGGTAGAGATGCTCACGAAACCATTGATTTAACTGTACAAGGTTCCCTCGACAAACTCGCAGAACATATCCACGCCACAGAATTTTTAGGTTATACCCAAGCTGCGACGACGGCGAAAGTGGAAGTATTGCTAGTCAATGGTGTCGCCGAAGAAGCTGCTGAAGCCGGAACAGAAGTGCAAATCCTCCTCAACCAAACCCCATTTTATGCGGAATCTGGGGGACAAATAGGCGATCGCGGTTATATCTCTGGCGATGGTATTGTGGTGCGTGTGGAAGATGTGAAGAAAGAATCTGATTTCTTCGTTCACTTCGGACGCATCGAACGGGGAACGCTGCGGGTTGGCGATACAGTTACCGCCCAAATTGATGCTGCTTGTCGTCGTCGCGCCCAAGCAAACCACACCGCCACCCACTTACTGCAAGCAGCGTTAAAGAAAATTGTAGATGAAGGTATATCCCAAGCTGGTTCACTCGTTTCCTTCGACAGATTGCGCTTTGACTTCAACTGTCCCCGCGCTTTAACTGCTGAAGAAGTCCAGCAAGTTGAAGAACAGGTGAACACTTGGATTTCTGAGGCACACTCCGCCAAAATCGAAGTATTACCCTTAGCCGAAGCCAAAGCTAGAGGTGCTGTTGCCATGTTTGGGGAAAAATACGGAGATGAAGTCCGCGTGATTGATTTCCCTAGTGTGTCTATGGAATTGTGCGGAGGTACGCACGTAAGTAATACTGCGGAGATTGGCGTATTCAAGATTATCTCTGAAGCGGGTGTTGCGTCTGGGGTACGGCGGATTGAAGCAGTTTCTGGCCCGGCGATTTTAGATTACTTAAATGTACGGGATAAAGTAGTCAAAGATTTAAGCGATCGCTTTAAAGTTAAACCCGAAGAACTACCAGACAGAATCACAACACTACAAACTGAACTGCGAAACGCTGAAAAGCAATTAGAAACGCTAAAAGGACAACTAGCGATCGCCAAATCTGACAGCTTGCTAGAAACAGCCCAAACAGTAGGCGACCATAAAATCATTGTTGCCCAACTCGAAGGCGTTGACCCCGAATCCTTGAAAACTGCGGCGGAACGCTTACTACAAAAAATCGGTAACGGTGCAGTCGTACTCGGTTCCGTTCCCGAAGCTGGTAAAGTCAGCATAGTTGCAGCCTTCAGCCCAGAGGTAAACAAGAAAGGTTTGCAAGCCGGAAAATTTGTCGGTGCGATCGCTAAAATCTGCGGCGGCGGTGGCGGCGGTAGACCAAACCTCGCCCAAGCCGGCGGACGCGATGACAGTAAATTGCCAGCAGCTTTGGAACAAGCGCAAAGCGAGTTAATTGCAGGTTTGAGTTAA
- a CDS encoding type II toxin-antitoxin system VapC family toxin: MSLRFLLDTNILSEPARSIPNVNVLQKLETHKSEVAVSSIVIHELLYGCLRLPESKRRDSLWNYIYESVLSLPVLDYDLMAAQWHAQERARLSQIGKTPAFVDGQIASIAANNNLILVTNNVSDFEVFNNLTIENWFINLGQ, from the coding sequence ATGAGCTTGAGGTTCTTACTTGATACTAATATTCTCTCAGAGCCAGCACGTTCTATTCCGAATGTCAATGTTTTACAAAAACTAGAAACTCATAAGTCTGAAGTTGCTGTTTCTAGTATTGTCATTCATGAACTTTTGTATGGTTGTTTGCGGTTGCCGGAATCTAAACGGCGAGACTCACTTTGGAATTATATTTATGAATCAGTATTAAGTTTACCAGTCTTGGATTATGATTTGATGGCAGCACAGTGGCACGCCCAAGAAAGAGCTAGACTATCTCAAATTGGCAAAACTCCTGCTTTTGTAGATGGTCAAATTGCAAGTATCGCTGCCAATAATAATTTAATTTTAGTAACTAATAATGTTTCTGATTTTGAGGTGTTTAATAATTTAACGATTGAAAATTGGTTTATCAATCTTGGTCAATAA
- a CDS encoding RsmB/NOP family class I SAM-dependent RNA methyltransferase yields MEKPSNLLLKLARRLFESLEEQEKFIAALVNPHAFAPSILWCQPKPETSPFAVETPLTWQPQFIDRLALGEKPGQHPLHNQGYFYCLDFSSVFSASILLAITQPIPTVFDMCAAPGGKSVFAWKALQPKLLISNEVIGKRLGMLISNLKRCQIHPAIVVNRDSSIFAESIPASSNLVVVDAPCTGQSLLAKGEKAPGCFHPTAINKSANRQKRIIANSAQIVAPQGYLAYMTCTYSPEENEQVCEWFLSRFPQFQPVKVNHLQVYQSHLTNIPCYRIFPQSRLGAGAFAVLFQNTAEGESQELDESALSAVWMNSQNGVENSTLASS; encoded by the coding sequence ATGGAAAAGCCTTCCAACTTATTACTCAAACTCGCACGGCGTTTATTTGAAAGTCTAGAAGAACAGGAAAAATTTATCGCAGCCTTAGTTAATCCCCACGCTTTTGCACCGTCTATTCTTTGGTGTCAGCCAAAACCAGAAACATCGCCCTTTGCAGTAGAAACACCTTTAACTTGGCAACCACAATTTATAGACAGGTTAGCTTTAGGAGAAAAACCCGGTCAACATCCCCTACATAATCAAGGATATTTCTATTGCTTAGATTTTTCTTCTGTATTTTCAGCTTCAATTTTGTTAGCAATTACGCAGCCAATCCCTACAGTTTTTGATATGTGTGCTGCTCCCGGCGGTAAAAGCGTGTTTGCGTGGAAAGCTTTGCAACCAAAATTATTGATTAGTAACGAAGTCATTGGTAAACGTTTAGGTATGTTAATTTCTAACTTAAAACGTTGCCAAATTCACCCTGCAATTGTAGTGAATCGAGATTCAAGTATTTTTGCTGAAAGTATCCCCGCATCTAGTAATTTAGTAGTTGTTGATGCACCTTGTACAGGACAATCATTACTAGCCAAAGGTGAAAAAGCCCCTGGATGTTTTCACCCCACAGCAATTAATAAAAGTGCCAATCGCCAAAAAAGAATTATTGCAAACTCTGCTCAAATAGTCGCGCCTCAAGGATATCTTGCTTATATGACCTGCACCTATTCTCCAGAAGAAAATGAGCAGGTTTGTGAATGGTTTTTATCCCGCTTTCCCCAGTTTCAACCAGTCAAGGTGAACCATTTACAAGTGTATCAATCGCACCTCACAAATATTCCTTGTTACCGCATATTTCCGCAGAGTAGATTGGGTGCTGGTGCGTTTGCTGTGTTGTTTCAAAATACTGCTGAGGGTGAAAGTCAAGAGTTAGATGAAAGTGCTTTATCTGCGGTGTGGATGAATAGTCAGAATGGAGTAGAAAATAGTACACTTGCATCGAGTTAA
- a CDS encoding DUF2157 domain-containing protein produces the protein MILDNFQRKLRRESQLWRDEGLISASQYQQLADRYQFNNLEAAARDRSMMTAVMTGSILLTLGIITFVAANWLGWSRDVKFIIMMSLFMATTITGFYTWRQAAIGIPEGKKPKRSQRLLGEGLLILAAMVFGATIALMADVFNINGSTPELFFAWGFGVLVMAYSLSLNSLGILGIVLIQIGYWTGIGDLRYSANDWNWATLVIRHMPLLSWVLFVPLAYFCRSRWIFAIAAFIFASSLQLNLDPLPLSNLSDAAPWVASFAFTLPPALFWSYDDLLFPTINYRLFQSLARDLALIAFGLAFYILSFRWLWQTSGYNFSSSTNNMNIFMNRPIIDLGILSGLAVLQWLFLVRQRNNPIRREAVFNLPLIVTFLGFTAIVPFWHQAINPIDDLGVFAFNVLFTVLAWGLIREGLKFNDRRSFWGGMLLLTLQVISRVLEYDTELLLKSLVFVMCGSALISAGLWFERRVGSNSKSSGNAKSS, from the coding sequence ATGATATTGGATAATTTTCAGAGGAAGTTACGCCGAGAATCACAATTATGGCGAGATGAAGGACTCATTAGTGCTTCGCAATACCAACAACTAGCAGACCGTTATCAATTTAATAATTTAGAAGCTGCGGCACGCGATCGCTCGATGATGACTGCGGTCATGACTGGTAGTATCCTACTAACATTGGGGATTATCACTTTTGTGGCGGCTAACTGGCTGGGATGGTCGCGGGATGTCAAATTCATCATTATGATGAGTTTGTTTATGGCTACTACCATCACTGGTTTTTACACTTGGCGACAAGCCGCCATTGGTATCCCGGAAGGCAAAAAACCAAAACGTAGTCAACGCCTCTTGGGTGAAGGGTTGCTGATTTTAGCAGCGATGGTGTTTGGTGCAACTATCGCCTTGATGGCTGATGTGTTCAATATTAACGGTTCAACGCCTGAACTGTTTTTCGCCTGGGGTTTTGGCGTTTTGGTGATGGCTTACAGTCTGTCGTTAAATTCCCTGGGAATTTTGGGAATTGTCCTCATCCAAATTGGGTATTGGACGGGTATTGGAGACTTGCGTTATTCGGCAAATGATTGGAATTGGGCAACACTGGTTATCAGACACATGCCTTTGCTGTCGTGGGTGTTGTTTGTCCCCTTAGCTTATTTTTGCCGTTCGCGGTGGATTTTTGCGATCGCTGCTTTTATTTTTGCCAGTTCTTTACAATTGAATCTCGACCCCTTACCACTGTCAAATCTGTCGGATGCTGCGCCTTGGGTCGCCTCTTTTGCGTTTACACTACCACCGGCATTATTCTGGAGCTATGATGACCTGCTATTCCCGACAATTAATTACAGACTATTTCAATCTTTAGCCCGTGATTTAGCGTTAATTGCTTTTGGTCTAGCTTTTTATATCCTGTCGTTTCGTTGGCTGTGGCAAACTTCCGGCTACAATTTCTCTTCGTCAACGAATAACATGAATATATTCATGAATCGCCCAATCATTGACTTGGGAATCCTCAGTGGCTTGGCGGTACTGCAATGGTTGTTTTTAGTCCGCCAGCGCAACAACCCCATTCGTCGGGAAGCAGTCTTCAATCTACCTTTGATTGTGACTTTTTTAGGCTTCACAGCTATTGTACCTTTCTGGCATCAAGCGATTAACCCTATCGATGATTTGGGGGTTTTTGCTTTTAATGTGTTGTTCACAGTTTTGGCTTGGGGACTAATTCGGGAAGGCTTGAAGTTTAACGACAGGCGATCGTTTTGGGGCGGTATGCTGTTGTTAACTCTGCAAGTGATTAGTCGTGTGCTGGAGTATGATACAGAACTACTACTCAAGTCACTGGTGTTTGTCATGTGTGGTTCCGCGTTGATTAGTGCTGGACTGTGGTTTGAACGCCGTGTAGGTTCTAACTCTAAGTCTTCCGGTAATGCCAAATCTTCCTAA
- a CDS encoding GDYXXLXY domain-containing protein: protein MKNESSESTKKSESSKSESTKNKSWSPEAEFSEKLTFRDYLLATDQKANKPLPVGRLVLPLAVQAAIIFAVPFLSMYTTLTGREVILQTVPVNSRNVLQGNSLELDYNISRISTLRRLSGWQELLRRNRGRDGELLEGTNLYVILQEQPFFSQGVPRAWRPVRVTTNPPRSLPSNQAALKGVYQDGYVQYGVENYNVPDETRQQLNRDVTQAVRQTRDGQSRSIVVKVKVDPQGNAVPVSLWVRDRNYQF, encoded by the coding sequence ATGAAAAATGAATCTTCGGAATCTACTAAAAAGTCAGAATCTAGTAAGTCGGAATCTACTAAGAATAAATCATGGTCGCCCGAAGCGGAATTTTCTGAGAAACTGACGTTTCGTGATTATTTGTTAGCTACAGACCAAAAAGCTAATAAGCCTTTACCTGTAGGAAGGTTGGTGCTTCCTTTGGCTGTTCAAGCTGCAATTATTTTCGCGGTACCTTTTTTATCGATGTACACTACCCTCACAGGTAGAGAGGTAATTTTGCAAACTGTACCTGTGAATTCACGAAATGTCTTACAAGGTAATTCTTTAGAGCTAGACTACAATATCTCGCGGATTTCTACACTCAGAAGGCTATCAGGTTGGCAAGAATTACTGCGGCGAAATCGCGGCCGGGATGGAGAATTACTAGAAGGAACTAACTTGTATGTCATTTTACAGGAACAGCCTTTCTTTAGTCAGGGTGTGCCGAGGGCTTGGCGACCAGTGCGGGTAACGACTAATCCACCTAGATCCTTACCTAGCAATCAAGCAGCCCTCAAAGGTGTGTATCAAGATGGTTATGTGCAGTATGGTGTGGAAAACTATAATGTGCCAGATGAAACACGACAACAGCTAAATCGGGATGTTACCCAAGCTGTACGGCAAACCAGAGACGGACAATCACGTTCTATCGTTGTGAAAGTCAAAGTAGACCCACAGGGTAACGCTGTACCTGTGAGTCTTTGGGTACGCGATCGCAACTATCAATTTTAG